In the Afipia sp. GAS231 genome, ACCGCGCAAAATCCCAACCCGACGGATGCGCAGGTCCAGGCCTATGCCAATGCGCAGTACCAGTCCTATGCGACGAACATCAACGGCGCGGCGAACGTGCAGTATCAGGGCTACCTGTCGTCGATTTCGACCGCGGCAAGTACCGCGTACCGGAATTTTGCCGCCGAAGTGCTTGCCATCTACAACCAGAACAACAACACCCCGATCGCGATCACCGCGCTGCTCGGACCGAATGCGACCTTCAGCCCGTCCGACGCGCAGCAGTTCCTGCTGAACTATTCCTGGATGATGTCCGCCGCCGACCGGACCGCATTCCTTTCTCTGTCCAATCTCGGGTCGATCCAGAACGGCACCTTCGTGCTCAACGCCAACAACCTGGCGACCTATGCACCGACAGGACTGAGCACCGCCAACTTCACCGCCTACTCGGCGCTGCTTGCCAGCGGTACCCTCTCGGGCGGTGTACTGACATTGACGCCGGCGGGCCTGAATAACCTGGCCCAGATCCAACTGACGCCGAACTACCAGTCCTACATCAACCTCACGTCATCCGGCGCGCTGCAAAACGGCAATTTCGTCTTCAGCAGCGCCGGCGTGCTCAGCAACGCGCAAGCCGGCGTCAACGCCGCCTACACCTCGTACCAGCAGTTGCTGGCCAACGGCACGGTGACGAACGGCGTGTTCACGTTGTCCAGCAGCGGCCTCACGGCCTACACCGCGATCGCCGCGGCGGCGCTGGGTATCGCCAGCCCGACGGCGCTCCAGGTCCAGGCCTACGCCAACCAGCAATACCAGAACTCGCTGTTCGTCAGCGCCAACCCGGCCTATCAGTCCTACGCCCAGTCCATCAGCTCCGGCGCGCAGACGCAGTACACGAGCCTCGCCAATCAGGTCTTCCTGTACCTGCAGCAGCGTGACCAGCAGAGTTGCCCCTTCGGCTGTCCGCCGCGAATTCTGGCGCCGGGGCAAACCACCGTCACCGACGCCCAGATGGCGCAGTATGCCAGCCAGGCGCTGAGCGGCAGTGACCTGATGGCCTACCAGACGTTCACCAACGCCGCCAACGGCGCGGTCTCCAATGGCGTGCTGACGCTGACCTCCGCGGGTCTCGCGCCGGCGTCGACGCTGGTTCTCTCGACACCGCTCGCGACGGCCTTCAACACGCTGCTGGGCACGGGCTCGGTGCAGGGCGGCCAGTTCGTTCTCAATTCCGCGACGGTGTTACAGAATCTGCAGACGCTGGCGGCAAACGGCAGCGGCGCGTCCGGGGTGTTCCAGTTCAACGGCGCCGGCATTCTGGCCAATGCATCCACGGCGCTGGGCACCACGGGCTTGCAGCAATTGCTGGCGAGCGGCACGGTGCAGTCCGCGACGGTGAACGGGGTCTCGACGTCGAGCCTGGTGCTGAACGATCCCGGCGTCGCCTATTACGCGTCGGCGGCGCTGACGGCGGCGAACTACCAGACCTTCCAGGGGTTGACCGCGAGCGCCAACGGTGAGGTCGTCAACGGTGTGCTGACGCTGTCGGCTGCCGGTATCGCGCAATTCTCGGCGGCGACGGCTGCCGCGTTGCATCTGGGAACGGCAAGCCCGACGTCGGCGCAGGTTCAGGCCTATGCCAACGGCCAGTACCAGAGCTTCGCGACGACCATCAAAACCTACGCCAATTCGCAGTTCCAGGGATACGGCAACTCCTTCCAGAGCTACGCGAACAACACGTTCCAGCCGCTTCAGCAACAAGTGCTGAACTATGCCATCAACTATCTGAATGTAGTGATCGATCCCACCGGCGCGACGTACCAGAACACCAACGGTTCCGGCGGACTTGGCGGATCCAATTGCCAGGGCGGTTGCGGCGTCTCGATAGCGATCACCAATGCAGTGCTGGCCGATTGGGCGCATCAGGCCAGCACGGACTCCCGCTACAATGGCCCGTTCGGCGGCGGCCATTTTTCCAGCAGCGACTATGCCAGCTTCACGACGCTGCTCGGCCAGGGAACGGTTCAGACCGGAACGCTAACGCTTAGTTCGACGGGCTTGCAGAGCTACTATTCGAGCGTGGCTTCGAGTTCGACGGTACTGAATCAGTCCTATCAGGTGTTCCAGTCGATCGTGGGGGCCGGCAACAGCACCATCCAGAACGGCGTGCTGACGCTGACCTCGGCCGGCATCACCAATGTTCGAGCTGCCGCGACCACCTTCCTCGGAAACAATCCGACCGACGCGCAGGTGCAGGCGTTTGCGGCGCAGACCTATGTTTCCGACCTGACAACGATCCAGGGGTATGCCGCGACCCAGTACCAGTCGTATGCCACCTCGATCAGTTCCTATGGCAACACGCAGTACCAGAGCCTGGTTCAGACCGTGCAGAGCTACGCCAACTCGCTGTATCAGGCGGATGTGGCGACGATCCAGGCCTATGGCAATTCGCAGTACCAGACGCTGACGGCCAACGGCACGCCGCAGGTCAGCGCCGGCATTCTCAGCCTGGTGGCCAACTCCGTCTATTCGTCAGGGCAGATCGTCTCCACACTCAGCAGCGCTGCGCTGCTGCCGTCGGCAGGCTCGGTCGGAACCAATGCGGTCGCCAGCATTGTCGGCCGCAACGTCACCTTGAACGCCGCCAACAGCATCGGCACCACGGCGCCTAGCGTCTTGATCGCCTTGACCGACCTCAAGAACGGCACGATTACATCGACGCAGCAGGCGGCGCTGTCGGTGGCGACCACGCCGGGCTCCATCACGTTCAGCGCGACGATCAGTGCGCAGGCCCTGGCCAGCCTCGACGTCGCCCATCTCGGGGCCGGGGTTACCCTCAACGGCAATACCCTTAGCGGTCTTACGCTTGCCAACCTGCCGAACGGCATCACGGTCAACGATCTGACCAATGTCGAACTGGCCCAGACCGCGCCCGTCTATGTCAACGCCAGCGGCACGTTCAATGCGACGGCGGGAACAACGGTCTATGTCCAGGCTGCCGCAGCTACCGGCCAGCCGGTTGCGACCCTTACGGTCGGTCAGATCAACGCCGGCGGCGATGTGACCTTGCTGGCGCCGCAGAGCATTGTCGCGGCCACCAACTCGGCCGGTGCGGCGTTGTTTGCCAATCAGGTCGTGATCAACCCGAGCAATAACGCGATCGGCAATCTGACGCTCGCCGCCACCAATGCGATCGGTTCGGCCGCCGCAGCGTTCAGCTATCACATCAACGGCAAGCTGATCTCGGCGCAGGCCGGCACCGACGCCTATCTGACTGCGACCGGAGGCGACGCCACCTTCGGCAAGGTGTTCGCCACCAATACGATCTCGCTGACCGCGACCAACGGCAATATCGTCAGCTATCTGGCTGGTGTCACGATGGCTGCCAACAACATCATCCTCAACGCATCGGGCGATGTCGGCACCCAGAACGCGCCGTTCACGCTTCAGGTCGGCGCCACCGGATTGTTGAGCGGCACAATTGCAGGAACCGCCTTTATCGACAGTCCGACGCTCGCGACGCAGAATCCGGTGTCGCTCAACGTCGGCAATTTGACGGCCGTCAACGGATTGACGCTGATCAGCGATGCCGGCATCACGTTTGGCGGTGCCGCAGGTTCGTCGCACGGCGCGGTCACCGTCTGCTCCGGCCCGTGCCTGACCGGGTCGACCGCGGTGGGTGGATCGATCACCATGGCCGCGAACGCCTCGATCCAGGCCGCGCAACTGATCAGTTTGACCGCGCCCGGCGATATCGTGCTCGGTCAGCTCACCTCAACCGCCAGCCCGGGCTCGACCGTGAGTGTTATCACGGTCACGAGCTCCGGCGGCGCCATCACGGCCAACGGCGATGGCCACACCAATCTCACTGCGACGGCTGCGAATGCTGAAGTGTCGCTGGCTGCCAACAGTGTCGGCACCTCCACGCAGAGGGTCAGTGTCAACACGCCGCTGCTGACGGCGACAGCCGGCACCGGAAGCATCTATCTGGGCTCGGCTGCCGACCTTCGCGCAAGCCAGTTGTCGGCCATCCATGGCTCTGTCGATATCGTCTCAAGCGGCAGCCTGACGCTCAACAGCGTTTTGGCGGGCACGGCGACAGGGGCGAGCGGCACCTTTAACGCCAAGACGCTGACGGCCAATACAGGCGACCTCGTCATTGGTGCGGCGACGAGCAGCGGCGCCATGACGGTCGACAGCGCCGGCACGCTGGGCTTCACGCAGCTCACCACCACGGTCGGGGCGATTGCGCTCACCGCCGCCGGGGATATTACCGGCGGCGCGCTCGGCGCGGCGGCCGCGTTCGGCGTCACCTCGAACACCGGCAGCATCAATCTGGCGACTGCCAACAGCGGCGGCTCGCAGACGATCCAGGCCAACCAGAACGTCACGTTCAATGCCCTGGCTACGACCGGCGTCAACGGCGACATCGGCAACGTCACGGTCAACGCAACCAACGGCTTCGTGCTGGCGCAGACGGTTCTCGTCAACGGCACGGCAACGCAGGGCTCGGTTGCCGCCAACGGTTCGGCCTCCTTGACCGCCGGAACGACCAATACGGGCAGGGTGCTGACGGCAACCACCGGTTCGATCATCGGCGGCGGCCTGGTCGACTGGACCTCGCTGACGACGGCGGCGGCGCTCGGCGTCACCTCGACCGGCGGCAGCATCAATCTGGCGACTGCCAACAGCGGCGGCTCGCAGACGATCCAGGCCAACCAGAACGTCACGTTCAATGCCCTGGCTACGACCGGCGTCAACGGCGACATCGGCAACGTCACGGTCAACGCAACCAACGGCTTCGTGCTGGCGCAGACGGTTCTCGTCAACGGCACGGCAACGCAGGGCTCGGTTGCCGCCAACGGTTCGGCCTCCTTGACCGCCGGAACGACCAATACGGGCAGGGTGCTGACGGCAACCACCGGTTCGATCATCGGCGGCGGCCTGGTCGACTGGACCTCGCTGACGACGGCGGCGGCGCTCGGCGTCACCTCGACCGGCGGCAGCATCAATCTGGCGACTGCCAACAGCGGCGGCTCGCAGACGATCCAGGCCAACCAGAACGTCACGTTCAATGCCCTGGCCACAACCGGTGTCAACGGCGACGTCGGCGATGTCGCGGTGAATGCCACCAACGGCTTCGTGCTGGCGCAGACGGTTCTGGTGAACGGGACGGCGACCCAGGGCTCGGTCGCCGCCAACGGCTCGGCCTCCTTGACCGCCGGGACGACCAATACGGGCAGGGTGCTGACGGCAACCACCGGTTCGATCATCGGCGGCGGCCTTGTCGACTGGACGTCGCTGACGACGGCGGCTGCGCTCGGCGTCACCTCGACCGGCGGCAGCATCAATCTGGCGACTGCCAACAGCGGCGGCTCGCAGACGATCCAGGCCAACCAGAACGTCACGTTCAATGCCCTGGCCACGACCGGCGTCAACGGCGACATCGGCAACGTCACGGTCAACGCCACCAACGGCTTCGTGCTGGCACAGACGGTTCTCGTCAACGGCACGGCAACCCAGGGCTCGGTCGCCGCCAATGGCGCGGCGTCCTTGACCGCCGCAACGACCAATACGGGCAGGGTGCTGACGGCAACCACCGGTTCGATCATCGGCGGCGGCCTGGTCGACTGGACCTCGCTGACGACGGCGAAAGCGCTGGGCGTCACCTCGAACACCGGCAGCGTCAATCTGGCGACCGCCAACAGCGGCGGCTCGCAGACGATCCAGGCCAACCAGAACGTCACGTTCAATGCCCTGGCTACGACCGGCGTCAACGGCGACATCGGCAACGTCACGGTCAACGCAACCAACGGCTTCGTGCTGGCGCAGACGGTTCTCGTCAACGGCACGGCGACGCAGGGTTCGGTCGCGGCCAATGGCGCGGCGTCGCTCACGGCGGGCACCACGATTACCGGCAATACGCTGGCCACCACCACCGGTGCAGGGTCGCTGTTTGCGGGCGGCGCGGTGAACTGGAACACGCTCAACGTGGCGGCCGCGCTCGGGGTGACCTCGACCGGCAGCAGCATCACGCTCGCATCGGCCCACAGCGGCGGTAGCCAGACCTTGCAGGCCCGGCAGAACGTCGTATTCAACCAGCTCACCACCGACGGCACCGCCACCGATGCCGGCGATGTCGGCATCAACGCGGCGACCGGCGCGCTCGCGGGCGGATCGATCAATGCCCATGGATCCGCCAGCCTGATCGCGGCGACCTCCAATACCGGCCATAACCTCACGACGGTGACCGGCGCAGCGTCCCTGCAGGGTCAGGTGATCAAGTGGGACAACCTGAATGTTGCGGGCTCCCTCGGGATCACGGCGACGACTGGCGGCATCACGCTCGGCACCGCCATCAGCGGCGGCACGCAGAACCTGCATGCGGTCGACGACATCGTCTTCAGCCAGCTCACCACCAACGGCATCGCGGGCGATGCCGGCGACGTCAACCTGCGGTCCGACAACGGTTCGATCCTGGGCGGATCGGTGTTTGCCAACGGCAACGTGGCGCTCAACACCGGCAAGTCGCTGGCGCTCGACGGCCTGCGCGGCAACAGCATCTCGCTGTCGGCGCCCGGCGACATCACCATCAAGTCCGTCAGCGTTGTGAGGGAACTCGATCTCGCCGCCAACACGATCAACGTCACCGGCCGGCAGATTCGGTCCAATCCCTCGATCCCGCTGGTCATGAACGTGACCGGCTACAACGGCGGGATCGCGACCTCGGCCAATATCACGATCGATCCGGATGCCATCATCATCAACCAGTTCCGGGTGGTCGACGCCAACTTCGTCACCGACGCGCCGCAGGTCACCATCGTCAACGGCCTGGTGCCCGGTCAGTTGATGCTGACCACCGGGACCGAACGCATCCTGCTGGACAACCGTTCGCCGGCGCCGTCGAACTGGGCGACCCTGCAGCTCTATCAGCCGGGCGGCGCGTTCACGCTGATCCAGAGCTTCAACGCCAACTTCACCGACAGCTACGTGGTGCAATTCACCGGCGATATCTCGTCGACGGTATCGACCTATTCGGCCTCCCATGCCTGCTGCAGCATCTTCTCGGGCACGATGGCGATCCGCGACATCGCGAACGACGCCGAGGGTACCGAGACCATCACCTCCTGGTGGGCGCAGAAGACCGGCGCCGAGACGTTCTATCGGCTCGGCATCGCCGGCGACGCCCGGCTGCAGGCGCTGCAGTCGCCGAAACCGGTCGAAGTCATCGGCGACGGCCCGGCGGTCAATATCGAGGGGCTGACCGAGGCCAGAAAGCTTCGTCAGTTGCAACGCGAGGGGCACAAGGCCGGAAAACCCGGCTGGCGCAGCACCGGACTTGGCGACAATGCGAGCCGCAATGTCGAACGGTTCGCGGCGGCGCAATAGATGATAGGGAAGTGTTGCGGGATTTGGGTATGCGGGGGTTAGGGGTAGCGTTGGGCGTCGTACTGGCTTTATTGGCCAGTGCTTCTGCGCGCGCGCAAATCCAGTCGATCAATCCCGGCGTGATCCAGAACGACATCGACCGGCAGCGCCAGCAGCTCGAGCAGCGGAGCGCGCCCCCCAAGCTTCAGGGACCTGCCGTGATCGGCGGCGAGCGGGAAAAGCCCGGAATCCTCAAACCCGGCGGCCCCAAATTCCGGCTTCGCAAGATTGAGTTCGATTCCTCGAAATTCATCACGGCGGAAGAACTCGACGAGATCGCCAAGAAGTATGTCGGCCAGGACGCCGATATTTCGACGCTTCAGCAGGTCGTCGCCGACATCAATGCCATCTATGCCGAGCGCGGCATCGTCACCGGTATCGCCACGCTGCCGGAGCAGGACGCCAATGGCGGCATCGTCAAGATCAAGCTGACCGAAGGACGGCTGCAGAACACCACCATCACCGGCAACCAGCAGACCGCGAAGTGGTACATCCTCGATCGCGTCAAGGAGCCCGAAGGCGAGATCCTCGACGTTCCCAAGCTTAATCGCGATGTGCTCTGGTTCAACCGGACCAACGACGTCCAGGTCAAGGCGCTGCTGCAGCCCGGATCTAGCTTCGGCCTGACCGACCTGAATTTCGCGGTCATCGAACCGCCGGTCGATACGCTGCAATTGTTCGTCGACAACCAGGGCGTCCAGAACACCGGCCGGCAGGAAGGCGGCATGTTCTACAAGCGCCATGGCCTGCTCGGCGTCGACGACCGCCTGACGTTCTACGGCGTGCGGTCGGACGGCAACCTCAACGGCAATGTCGCCTACAACATCCCGATCAACCCCTGGGGCGGTCGCGTTGGTGTCAGCTATACGGAAGGCCAGATCAAGATCGTGCAGGGCCCGTTCGTCTCGCTCGACGTCACTGGCCGGTCGATGCAGTCTGCCGTCAATTTCAGCCAGCCGCTCTGGGTTACCCAGAACTGGATGCTGTTGTTCAACGCGGCGGAGACGGAAGGCAACACGATGAGCCGGTTTTCGACCGTCGCCGTCACCAACGACCACTACGACAAGTCGACCGCCGGATTTGCGCTGACCAATTACGGCAACACCTATTCGTTCACGGTGTCGCCGGCGATGAACTACGTCGAATGGCACGACCACATTCTGTTCGGCAACCGCACCTTCAACACCTATACCGGCACCGCGGTCGGGACTGCGACCGGGCCGGCCAACTTCAGCGCCACCGTGCTGGGAAGCTGGCAATATTCGCCGACGCATCTGTTGCCCGGCGACCAGATCTTCTCGATCGGCGGCCCGACCACCGTGCGCGGCTATCCCACCAATGCGGTCGCCGGCGACAGCGGCTACTACGTCAACGCCGAGCTGCACTACAACTGGTCGGCCATCCTCAAGGGGCTCGATACCTACCTCTTCACCGACTGGGGCGCGGTGTTCTCGACCTTCCCGGGGATCGTGGAGTTGAATTCGGTCGGGGGAGGGTTCTCCTGGACCTTCGCACCCTCGATCACGCTCGAGGCCAGCTACGCCACGCCGTTGAAGCTCGCCGTCAGCACCCAACGGCATTATGAGGCCTACACACGCCTCACATTCCGGCCCTTGCTGATGTTCCCGAAGGTTGCGGCGGCACAGTGATCTCGGACCGGTTGATGCCGACGGGCTCCTCTTGATCGAAGCGTCATGATCGTGCAGCAATCGGGCCAATGGCTGCGAGGGAACGCTTTGTCCGCTGAATTTTCTGAAGAATTGGATCCTGGCATTGCATTGCAGCCGCGCCGGGGTTGGATTTTTCGATTGATCGCCGCACTCGGTGGCCTGGTGATCTTTGCCGGGGCGGCCGCCTATCTGTTTCTCAACTACTACGACCGTCTGCTTGACACAGCGCCGGCTGCGCAACTGCCGATCGCCGTGAGCGTCGAGGAAACCGTCTCGCTGGAGGATTTCAGGTCCTTTCAGCAAGACCTGACCGCGAAGCTCGAAGGGCTACATCAGGCTACTGCAGATCAGCAGGCTGACCTGCGAAGGCTCGCCGATCAGGTATCCGCTTTGGCCGCCAAGGTGGATAACCTCCAAAATGCCGCGGTTTCGGCTCCGATTCGGCCGCCGGTCGTGGCCATGAGCAAAAAGCCGGCTGCAAAAAGGCAACCCGCCAGCACGATTTCCGTCGGCGGAGCGCCGTTGCCCGCGCAAACCCGTCAATAGCGGCTGATCATGTTGAGGCCGCCTTAGCGGTTTCCCTTGCAGTGCCTTGCCAGACGGACCTAAGCTGTCTCCCTAGATCAGAACAGGGAGTGACGACGTTGGCGACAGGCACCGTAAAGTGGTTCAATGCAACAAAGGGCTTCGGATTCATCCAGCCCGACACCGGCGGCAAGGACGTGTTCGTCCATATTTCGGCTGTGGAGAAGGCCGGGCTCAGCAACCTCAACGAGGGCGCCAAAGTGAGCTACGAAGTCGTCGCCAACCGCGGCAAGGAATCGGCTGAAAATCTCAGGGTCGGCTAAGCCGAACTTCGGAAGCTAAACTCCATCTTAATTCGGGTTTGACAGCGTGGAGTGGTCGCGGTCTTCGTAACTCACACCCCGACCTAACAGAGCCGCCGCTGAACAGCTTCAGCGGCGGCTTTTTGTCGAGTCCCTGTAGATCGTCTCGTGCCCATGGACCATTGACGCGCGGGCGGGCAGGGCGCCGGCAAGCCGCAACGTTGCCAAACTTTCACTTGGTAGGTCAGGGCCGGCCAGAGACAATGGGGACATCAACGGAGAATAGGGGGCCCTCCCGATGTCGACGCTGCAAGACGGCGAAATGGAGCAGCTCTCACGCTTGCTCGCACGCGGCAGTCTAGGCAACGCGCGGGAGATTTCCCGGCTGTTGAAAGCCGAGTTGAGCGATCAGGCAGAGGTCCGGACCGGCATGGATTTGCGGTCGCACTTCACTTTCTTGCGTTCGTCGCTTCTGGGCAGGTAGCCCGCGCGAAGTCGGCCGCTCAGTGATGTGGTGGCGATCCCAGCAGGATTCGAACCTGCAACCCACGGAGTAGAAATCCGTTTATCTTACTGCAAAATCAATACCTTAAGCACGGCGTGTTGCTGACGTGTTGCGAACAGCCGGCGGTCATCAAGTGCGGCCGATGGCCGACGAATCGAGTGAGGCCGCGAGCGCTCGCAAGTTGGGGTCATCTATCGCCTCATTATCGAACAGCCTATCAGCCACGGCTTTTAAAAGTGGGTAGTTGGTAACATTCACAAAAAATGCGTCGCACTCACTCTGTCCTTTCTCGATGAATTGCTCCGCTTTGGTCGAAGCCGTTTCGAGAAGTGCTGCGTATCCCCGCATATGATCTTGGTCACCATAGTCGTTGC is a window encoding:
- a CDS encoding cold-shock protein; amino-acid sequence: MATGTVKWFNATKGFGFIQPDTGGKDVFVHISAVEKAGLSNLNEGAKVSYEVVANRGKESAENLRVG
- a CDS encoding ShlB/FhaC/HecB family hemolysin secretion/activation protein gives rise to the protein MRGLGVALGVVLALLASASARAQIQSINPGVIQNDIDRQRQQLEQRSAPPKLQGPAVIGGEREKPGILKPGGPKFRLRKIEFDSSKFITAEELDEIAKKYVGQDADISTLQQVVADINAIYAERGIVTGIATLPEQDANGGIVKIKLTEGRLQNTTITGNQQTAKWYILDRVKEPEGEILDVPKLNRDVLWFNRTNDVQVKALLQPGSSFGLTDLNFAVIEPPVDTLQLFVDNQGVQNTGRQEGGMFYKRHGLLGVDDRLTFYGVRSDGNLNGNVAYNIPINPWGGRVGVSYTEGQIKIVQGPFVSLDVTGRSMQSAVNFSQPLWVTQNWMLLFNAAETEGNTMSRFSTVAVTNDHYDKSTAGFALTNYGNTYSFTVSPAMNYVEWHDHILFGNRTFNTYTGTAVGTATGPANFSATVLGSWQYSPTHLLPGDQIFSIGGPTTVRGYPTNAVAGDSGYYVNAELHYNWSAILKGLDTYLFTDWGAVFSTFPGIVELNSVGGGFSWTFAPSITLEASYATPLKLAVSTQRHYEAYTRLTFRPLLMFPKVAAAQ